A genomic stretch from Aedes albopictus strain Foshan chromosome 2, AalbF5, whole genome shotgun sequence includes:
- the LOC134288936 gene encoding uncharacterized protein LOC134288936, producing the protein MDQSYKSKFNKFKCSAKINNPKCNRHNLRGMSLRLIDKIHSMGYTHEIDESMSICESCRGLISHNRSPNTKKRRSDGNDETMQPSFSGQQHHDVPEPEPSTSGQQIEHELDMVPSIPSLESIPSTDQLQGPHNIEKFNTIAETLSLSPISSRNMRSMEYRINKSLQITKAVRKNIFGIDSTDVGKVEAYDEIIMQLKDKFNHPTTDRSEQIKILSVLPKSWSVNKITREFNAPMYMARQVKDLVYEQGILCTTEKRRGHGIDDDTKQIVRDFFDDNDISRPIPGTNDFVSEVRNGKKQQVQKRLLMMSLKEAYMIFVDMYKTVNIGFTVFTQLRPKHCILLDSTGIHNVCICTIHENVNLMFYSIRIVSQDEIIQKMLCDISTRTDNCFFRACEKCACNEHIEEELTLILESNDKEEIIFQQWLNTDRCNLETIIKPVDEFVPYLVDKIDKLITHDFIHKQQSSFLRNKKDTLKDDEILAICDFSENYSFIIQNAAQGYHWNNSQATIHPFEIYYMKDNKLVNVSFIVISEVMAHNTVAVQLFISEMIDFMKQFTNFSKIYFMSDGAASQYKNKKNFASLCRFQSKHALRAEWHFFATSHGKGPCDAIGGTLKRMAKRASLARDYGNTITTPRELYNWAVVQTDKNITKLNFCYVSTEQYIKMSEDLEEIYNNAKTTPGTQKFHSFLPIPGDKVKANRYSNSEDEPKIFSMIGKK; encoded by the exons atggatcaatcgtataaatcaaaattcaacaaattcaagtgcagtgcaaaaataaacaatccaaagtgcaaccgtcataatctacggggcatgtcattaagattgatagataaaattcattccatgggatatacacatgaaatcgacgaatcgatgagtatttgtgagtcatgtcgtggattgataagtcacaacagaagcccgaatacgaaaaaacgccgatcggatggaaacgacgaaactatgcaaccatcatttagtgggcagcaacatcatgatgttccagaaccagaaccgtcaacgagtggtcaacaaatcgaacatgagctgg atatggtaccatctattccatcattggagtcaattccgtcaacagatcaactacagggtccccataatattgagaagtttaataccattgctgaaacattgagtttatcgccaatctcatctagaaacatgagaagtatggaatatcgcataaacaaatcattgcagattacgaaagcagttcgaaaaaatatcttcggaatagattcaacggatgttggcaaagtggaggcgtatgacgagataattatgcagttaaaggataagttcaatcaccctacaactgacagaagcgaacagattaaaatactatctgtacttcctaagtcttggtcggtaaataaaatcacaagagagtttaacgcaccaatgtatatggcgaggcaggtgaaggatcttgtttatgaacagggtattctttgtaccaccgaaaaaagaagggggcatggtattgatgacgatacaaaacaaatagtaagagatttttttgatgataatgatatcagcaggccaataccaggaacaaatgattttgtttctgaggttcgaaatggaaaaaaacaacaagttcaaaaacgacttttgatgatgtcgctcaaagaggcttatatgatttttgtagatatgtacaaaactgtgaatattggtttcacagtatttacacagttgcgaccaaagcattgtattttacttgattctactggtatacataatgtatgcatatgtactattcatgaaaatgtaaatttaatgttctacagtataagaattgtgtcacaagatgaaataatacaaaaaatgctttgcgatatttccaccagaacagataattgctttttccgtgcttgtgaaaagtgtgcttgtaatgaacacattgaagaggaacttacattgatattagaatcaaatgacaaagaagagattatatttcagcagtggttgaatactgatcgctgtaatttagaaacgattattaaacccgttgatgaatttgttccgtatcttgttgataaaattgacaaacttataacacacgactttattcataaacaacaatcatcatttctcagaaataaaaaagatacattaaaggatgatgaaattcttgcgatttgtgatttctctgaaaactattcattcataattcaaaacgctgctcaaggatatcattggaacaactcgcaagcaacaatacacccatttgaaatttactatatgaaagataataaacttgtaaatgttagcttcattgtcatatcggaagtaatggctcacaatacagttgcggtccagttgttcatctcagaaatgatagattttatgaaacaatttacgaacttttctaaaatttattttatgtctgatggggcagcatcacaatacaaaaataagaagaactttgctagtctatgtagattccagtcaaagcatgcattaagagcagaatggcatttttttgcaacgtcccacggtaaaggtccatgtgatgctattggtggcactctcaagcgaatggcaaagagagcaagtcttgctcgagattatggaaataccataacaactccacgagagttatataactgggcagttgtacagacagataaaaatataactaaattaaatttctgttacgtatccactgaacagtacattaaaatgtcagaagatctcgaagaaatatataataacgccaaaacaacaccaggcactcagaaattccatagttttttgcctattcctggcgacaaagtaaaggcaaacaggtattctaattcagaagatgaaccaaaaatatttagtatgatcggaaaaaaatag
- the LOC109418121 gene encoding uncharacterized protein LOC109418121 isoform X2, whose protein sequence is MFAEKYNIILKILTLLYCSTLPVFALYPLYIYYTEGELIPLFMFEVSYIDWHTTWGYLLTNVVQVVTYVMGICGMILADGLLVMLATHGLAYMDVFMIHLEDLATVLQSENAVENEVEISKLWRACLTEHQTIIEFFDDIESVNGGMSLILVFTGVFAICDNLVLCALTDWYASYLFLMVCFVQLTIYFTLGNAVELKSDALDVGVVNFPWHLLKIDHQKEYLLLTCRLRKPIILTVYGFSDLNMETYMSIHKWSHTYWGLPKWVLFLQNHHIILPRRHHRIHHVAPHETYFCITTGWLNWPLEKIKFWSTLEAVIEVCTGHKPRADDMKWAQKRT, encoded by the exons ATGTTTGCGGAAAAGTACAACATTATTCTTAAAATTCTTACTTTGTTGTATTGTTCGACTCTACCGGTGTTCGCACTATATCCGTTGTACATCTACTATACGGAAGGAGAACTTATTCCATTGTTTATGTTCGAAGTTTCGTACATCGATTGGCACACCACGTGGGGTTACTTGTTGACAAATGTTGTTCAAGTGGTGACTTATGTGATGGGAATCTGCGGAATGATTTTGGCAGATGGACTTTTGGTTATGCTGGCTACGCATGGACTGGCGTATATGGATGTATTCATGATCCATTTGGAAGACTTGGCAACCGTACTGCAGTCGGAGAATGCTGTCGAGAATGAAGTGGAGATAAGCAAGTTATGGAGAGCGTGTCTTACAGAGCATCAAACGATTATAGA ATTCTTTGACGATATTGAAAGTGTCAACGGTGGAATGAGTTTAATCCTTGTGTTCACGGGAGTATTTGCAATTTGCGATAATCTTGTTCTCTGTGCTCTG ACGGATTGGTACGCTTCTTATCTGTTTTTGATGGTTTGTTTCGTCCAATTGACTATCTATTTCACGCTTGGAAATGCTGTTGAATTAAAG AGTGACGCATTGGATGTTGGCGTTGTGAATTTTCCGTGGCATTTGCTTAAAATTGATCACCAAAAAGAATACCTACTTTTAACATGCCGTCTTAGGAAACCGATCATTTTGACTGTGTATGGTTTTTCAGATCTCAATATGGAAACCTATATGTCG ATTCACAAATGGTCACACACCTACTGGGGTCTCCCGAAGTGGGTGCTGTTCCTGCAGAATCATCACATCATTCTGCCGAGGCGACATCATCGTATCCATCACGTAGCACCACATGAAACATATTTTTGCATCACCACGGGATGGCTCAATTGGCCACTGGAGAAGATAAA ATTTTGGTCCACTTTGGAAGCCGTCATCGAGGTCTGCACTGGCCACAAACCACGGGCAGACGATATGAAATGGGCCCAGAAGCGTACATGA